Proteins from one Argopecten irradians isolate NY chromosome 15, Ai_NY, whole genome shotgun sequence genomic window:
- the LOC138309667 gene encoding 5-hydroxytryptamine receptor 7-like, giving the protein MANSCYIPSNVSDYTDYDTDIAPMWIQVGEIVAGGATVLVNIPAIIAVIFTKLRNPEFRNVHLLILGLTDFLVGLSVFPILITFVNPNSRISHTSCFFRMYIFGLIYFNSLGQVCVICIDRTFLLARPSWRYTTKYVRRYFWMLSSMFLFISSSLSLNFFILGFPKNHIVTCKLENIFCGNFNYFSTAFGGIAIFIECIILICCIIMIVILQRHERKFRTQVGPTYNIDTTAKWVANDRIHLSREHNPENRCQINQQRNRGQESQMNRKISKSTLTTILIIINFFICVTPLNLGSLMQGLQLLETTSRTTKHVLLILSTVNSLINPFIYCFRTPDIRVTMQKGILKCRALFKC; this is encoded by the coding sequence ATGGCGAATTCTTGCTACATTCCATCGAATGTCAGTGACTACACAGATTACGACACAGATATTGCCCCGATGTGGATCCAGGTCGGCGAAATAGTGGCTGGAGGGGCCACAGTGTTGGTTAATATCCCGGCAATCATTGctgtaatatttacaaaacttcGAAATCCCGAATTCCGTAATGTACATCTCCTTATCTTAGGATTAACAGATTTCCTGGTTGGATTATCTGTCTTtccaattttaattacatttgtgAATCCAAACAGCAGAATAAGTCATACGTCTTGCTTTTTCCGGATGTACATTTTTGGGCTAATCTACTTCAACTCATTAGGACAGGTATGTGTAATATGCATTGATCGAACATTTTTGCTTGCTAGACCGTCTTGGAGATACACAACGAAATATGTAAGGAGATATTTCTGGATGCTGAGTAGCATGTTTTTATTCATATCTTCATCATTGTCTTTGAACTTTTTTATTCTTGGATTTCCTAAGAATCACATAGTTACTTGCaaacttgaaaatattttctgcggcaattttaactattttagTACTGCATTCGGTGGTATAGCGATTTTCATTGAGTGTATAATTCTAATATGCTGTATAATAATGATAGTAATTCTACAAAGACACGAACGTAAATTCCGAACGCAAGTCGGACCCACTTACAATATTGATACGACTGCAAAATGGGTGGCTAATGACCGAATACATCTTTCAAGAGAACACAACCCTGAAAATCGATGTCAGATCAACCAACAGAGGAACAGGGGACAAGAAAGCCAAATGAATAGAAAGATATCTAAAAGCACATTGACAACAATTCTTATTATCATtaacttttttatttgtgtGACACCATTGAACTTAGGATCCCTGATGCAAGGTTTACAACTATTGGAAACAACAAGTAGAACGACAAAGCATGTGTTGTTGATTTTGTCGACTGTAAATTCTCTCATTAATCCTTTTATATATTGCTTCAGAACCCCTGATATAAGAGTTACAATGCAAAAAGGAATTTTGAAATGTAGAGCGTTATTTAAATGCTGA